Proteins from one Sarcophilus harrisii chromosome 2, mSarHar1.11, whole genome shotgun sequence genomic window:
- the LOC116421283 gene encoding carbohydrate sulfotransferase 4-like: MNTQQSLTVYFSCPQQAACFLSCTMFWANQTKLLVLLVLLFLAFLLFQPFYCPSHSPGLIRKSSQKHVLILSTCRSGSSFVGQLFSQHPDVFYLMEPSWHVWMNLSCANAGQLQMAVRDLVRSVFLCDMSVFDAYMAWGPRKQSNLFLWQTSRALCSPPACHLFNREAIIPPADCKTLCSKQPFSNVQEACRSYSHVVIKEVRFFSLKPLHPLLTDPSINLKIIHLIRDPRAVFRSRQNTEQDMMHDNHMILGKQWNTIKKEDHPYYMMKIICQSHKEIYEAAQLLPDSLRERYLLIRYEDLVQDPLTQTAKLYEFAGLPFLPHLQIWVHNITQGKGMGKHPFDTDSRNAQKVSQAWRWSLPHDKVVKLQKICNDTMDLMGYLPVLSEEDQRNLSMVVLSTLELP; the protein is encoded by the coding sequence ATGAATACCCAACAGTCTCTTACAGTCTATTTTTCTTGTCCCCAACAGGCTGCCTGCTTTCTTTCCTGCACAATGTTCTGGGCAAACCAAACAAAGCTGTTAGTCCTCCTGGTGCTCCTATTTCTGGCTTTTCTCTTGTTTCAGCCATTTTACTGCCCCAGTCACTCACCTGGTCTAATAAGAAAGTCAAGCCAAAAGCATGTATTGATCTTGTCTACCTGTCGCTCGGGCTCCTCCTTTGTGGGCCAGCTCTTCAGCCAGCACCCGGACGTCTTTTACCTGATGGAGCCCTCCTGGCACGTGTGGATGAACCTCTCCTGTGCTAATGCTGGGCAGCTGCAGATGGCTGTGAGAGACCTGGTTCGATCAGTCTTCCTCTGTGACATGAGTGTCTTTGATGCTTACATGGCCTGGGGTCCAAGGAAACAGTCCAATCTCTTCTTATGGCAGACTAGCAGGGCTCTGTGTTCCCCACCTGCGTGCCATCTCTTTAATAGGGAAGCCATCATCCCCCCAGCTGACTGCAAGACTCTATGTAGCAAGCAGCCCTTCAGCAACGTACAAGAAGCCTGTAGATCCTACAGTCATGTGGTAATCAAGGAGGTGCGCTTCTTCAGCCTGAAGCCCCTCCATCCACTGCTGACTGACCCCTCCATCAACCTGAAGATCATTCACCTTATACGAGACCCCAGGGCTGTCTTTCGTTCTCGACAAAACACTGAACAGGATATGATGCATGACAACCATATGATCTTGGGAAAGCAATGGAACACAATAAAGAAAGAAGACCATCCCTATTACATGATGAAAATCATCTGCCAAAGCCACAAGGAGATCTACGAGGCAGCTCAGTTGCTACCAGACTCCCTCAGGGAACGCTACCTGCTGATACGCTATGAGGACTTGGTTCAGGACCCACTGACCCAAACTGCCAAATTGTATGAATTTGCAGGGTTACCCTTTCTGCCTCATCTCCAAATCTGGGTGCATAACATCACACAGGGCAAGGGCATGGGAAAGCATCCCTTCGACACAGACTCCAGGAATGCCCAAAAGGTTTCTCAGGCCTGGCGTTGGTCCTTACCACATGACAAGGTAGTCAAATTACAGAAAATTTGTAATGATACTATGGACCTCATGGGCTACCTTCCTGTATTGTCTGAGGAAGACCAGAGAAATTTATCAATGGTTGTTCTTTCTACCCTTGAGCTCCCCTAA